One stretch of Pyxidicoccus trucidator DNA includes these proteins:
- a CDS encoding S1C family serine protease — MSKMSEAVEVRCLRCGAPDAGDKARCACGASLLLDVVLKEAVLDERQRFGLARAVALLGPPAPSFSQARVVLGIQGDRLVRGVSSAFAQKLLAVLSQHGADAYLQPSEVPVATPPRSSRGALVAALSVLVLGGVAFGVWAARSPTLRSATRELSGWDPGSPAPSPREGAAEGALSTQDISRLASPSTVSLRCEGKTGSGFFVEPERVLTNEHVVCPPGKMMTVLLPDGRQLLGETLKTDVDLDLATVRVVGANATPLKIGDVTSLQPGDRLVFIGSPKGLDFTVHEGKVGFLGREYLGTGYVQFNASVNPGNSGGPLLNGRGEVVGVVSMKINNADGMGLALPIPYASKLITVPTTPESTARWDALLTRVARDEQREIQRFQQETEKPVLFSVRHVDGLGLVALVVERFDAAPRRVLRRMALEAEGRTCSLSVDFEYWRPVRDTMSQEDDSRRLRWLMARGLTEGIHVGAARLPVEDCTLSGAGNASLKLEPAGEETERFDVPLKDVHAARDEYKRNKGGIQLWQQALWKKRVEEDRSRQEADEWRSKFVQARARISRLEEEKRRLLEAEAGGTASKRRWEVEVELKLATGQLADLERYASEKKVPQAWRQ, encoded by the coding sequence ATGTCGAAGATGTCCGAAGCGGTCGAGGTGAGGTGCCTCCGGTGTGGTGCGCCGGATGCGGGGGACAAGGCTCGCTGCGCGTGCGGGGCGAGTCTCCTGCTGGATGTGGTGCTGAAGGAAGCCGTGCTCGACGAGCGCCAGCGCTTCGGCCTCGCGCGGGCGGTGGCCCTGCTGGGCCCCCCCGCCCCTTCGTTCTCCCAGGCGCGGGTGGTGCTCGGCATCCAGGGAGACCGCCTGGTCCGTGGTGTCTCCAGCGCCTTCGCCCAGAAGCTGCTGGCGGTGCTCTCGCAGCACGGCGCCGACGCGTACCTCCAGCCTTCCGAGGTGCCAGTGGCCACTCCCCCGCGCTCGTCGCGAGGGGCCCTGGTGGCGGCGCTCTCCGTCCTGGTGCTGGGCGGTGTCGCATTCGGTGTCTGGGCGGCCCGCTCTCCCACGCTCCGGAGCGCGACTCGGGAGCTCTCCGGCTGGGACCCGGGCTCTCCCGCGCCGTCACCCAGGGAGGGTGCGGCGGAAGGGGCGCTCTCCACGCAGGACATCTCCCGGCTCGCCTCGCCGAGCACGGTGAGCCTGCGGTGCGAGGGCAAGACGGGCTCCGGGTTCTTCGTGGAGCCGGAGCGGGTGCTGACCAACGAGCACGTGGTCTGTCCGCCCGGGAAGATGATGACGGTGCTGCTGCCGGACGGGCGCCAGCTCCTCGGGGAGACGCTGAAGACCGACGTGGACCTGGACCTCGCCACCGTCCGGGTGGTGGGGGCGAATGCGACGCCCCTGAAGATTGGCGACGTGACGAGCCTGCAGCCGGGAGACCGGCTCGTCTTCATCGGGAGCCCCAAGGGGCTGGACTTCACCGTGCACGAGGGGAAGGTGGGCTTCCTGGGGCGCGAGTACCTGGGCACCGGCTACGTGCAGTTCAACGCCTCGGTCAACCCGGGCAACAGCGGAGGGCCGCTGCTGAACGGGCGCGGCGAGGTGGTGGGCGTCGTCTCCATGAAGATCAACAACGCGGACGGCATGGGGCTGGCGCTGCCCATTCCCTACGCGAGCAAGCTCATCACCGTCCCCACCACGCCCGAGTCCACGGCGCGCTGGGACGCGTTGCTGACGCGCGTGGCTCGCGACGAGCAGCGGGAAATCCAGCGCTTCCAGCAGGAGACCGAGAAGCCCGTGCTCTTCTCGGTCCGGCATGTCGACGGACTGGGGCTGGTGGCGCTGGTCGTCGAGCGCTTCGACGCCGCGCCGCGCCGCGTGCTGCGCCGCATGGCGCTGGAGGCGGAGGGCAGGACGTGCTCGCTGAGCGTGGACTTCGAGTACTGGCGGCCGGTGCGGGACACGATGTCGCAGGAGGATGACTCCCGGCGCCTGCGCTGGCTCATGGCGCGAGGGCTCACGGAGGGAATCCACGTGGGCGCGGCGAGGCTGCCGGTGGAGGACTGCACGCTGTCCGGCGCGGGGAACGCCTCGCTGAAGCTGGAGCCGGCGGGAGAGGAGACCGAGCGCTTCGACGTGCCGCTCAAGGACGTCCACGCCGCGCGCGACGAGTACAAGCGCAACAAGGGGGGCATCCAGCTGTGGCAGCAGGCCCTCTGGAAGAAGCGCGTGGAGGAGGACCGCTCGCGGCAGGAGGCCGACGAGTGGCGCTCGAAGTTCGTCCAGGCGCGGGCTCGCATCTCCCGCCTGGAGGAGGAGAAGCGCCGTCTGCTGGAAGCGGAGGCCGGAGGAACGGCCTCGAAGCGCCGCTGGGAGGTGGAGGTGGAGCTGAAGCTGGCGACCGGCCAGCTCGCGGACCTGGAGCGGTACGCCTCCGAGAAGAAGGTGCCCCAGGCGTGGCGCCAGTAG
- a CDS encoding endopeptidase, which translates to MRHASKWVACLVLCVSALGWAFQPSQPSTLASQAFFKPELYLPISNIRLEEALPKLKGAAPGAWDDFFARNGRDFHVYLDPLTGTPSAIQGAIPLIPGTGVGNKVSLATVHQQLGRSVGQVDEAVVADLLFKFISDNQAALGVDMLQLGEPRVSQVTDTLWQVLIPQRVEGIPVRHGRLVATLSHGNLVLLGTEAWSNVTTSTRPTLDAQQALTAGGERFGLLETPGQLWMQPTLELAPMARADAPGVGEGYRHHLVWTYGFQNPGESERWKVTVDAETGEVLALEDDNHYLDATVKGGIYPLTSTEICANNEMCGSMQVDSPMPWANTGLAAPNNFTDGAGVFNYSSGSVSTTLAGKYVRISDTCGAISFSSSTGNMQLGGTNGQHDCATGGGGAGNTPASRSAFYEVNRIAELARGWLPNNTWLKGQLTANVNINSTCNAFWNGSTINFYRSGGGCRNTGEIAAVFDHEWGHGMDDFDSGGALSNSSEGYADIASIYRLQASCVGYGFFHTSDRGCGKTPDGTGYNQNEAQSGAAWCNTRCSGVRDADYLAHANQTPATPQNFVCTKCSSSTGPCGRQVHCAAAPARQAAWDLVARDLRAAPFNYDSDTAFILGNKLFYQGSGNIGAWHACNCTAGTSDGCGASHGYMQWLAADDDNGNLSDGTPHMTAIHAAFNRHGIACQTPAPANSGCASGPSTAPTATATGSDGQVALSWNAVPNASEYWVMKTEGYAGCDFGKAKVATVTGTAYTDGEVANDRRYCYSVVPASTSACFGPAAACVCATPGGPCTPPGVATLSAPEDTAEDVALAPVLDWADVAGATSYEVQVATDSTFTTVVRSATALGASTWTVSPALANGTRYYWRVRAVNNCANGAYSTPFSFNTTEASCQPVAGPVLTSPADAATGVALAPVLDWSDVTGATSYEVQVATDVNFTSVARSATALGTSTWTVSAALAANTQYFWRARAVNSCGAGNYSGTFRFTTQTGGGTCQPTLAAFDAALGTPACGNGCGCDTGTLVNSRGSQFPTAEPNEPNTLDGCPDGPFGFYHFDESIDRVTLKSVDGGVITPGKQVRVEVKVWCYDATDRLNLYYTPTAGGFPLWTSLVQGLTCTASGAQTFTHTFTVGSGAGQHVLRAQFVEASSPQSSCTFGFYDENDDVVFGVAAAVASGPQPKSSPQGRARATR; encoded by the coding sequence ATGCGCCATGCGTCGAAGTGGGTCGCCTGTCTCGTGTTGTGTGTCAGCGCGCTGGGGTGGGCCTTCCAGCCCTCCCAGCCGAGCACGCTGGCGAGTCAGGCCTTCTTCAAGCCCGAGCTGTATCTGCCCATCTCCAACATCCGTCTGGAGGAAGCCCTGCCGAAGCTGAAGGGGGCGGCGCCGGGCGCGTGGGACGACTTCTTCGCGCGCAACGGCCGTGACTTCCACGTCTACCTGGACCCGCTGACGGGCACGCCCTCCGCCATCCAGGGCGCCATTCCCCTCATCCCGGGCACGGGCGTGGGCAACAAGGTCTCTCTCGCCACCGTCCATCAGCAGCTCGGGCGCTCCGTGGGGCAGGTGGATGAGGCCGTCGTCGCGGACCTCCTCTTCAAGTTCATCAGCGACAACCAGGCCGCGCTGGGCGTGGACATGCTCCAGCTGGGCGAGCCTCGTGTCTCCCAGGTCACCGACACGCTCTGGCAGGTCCTCATCCCGCAGCGGGTGGAGGGCATTCCGGTTCGCCACGGCCGGCTGGTGGCGACGCTCAGCCACGGCAACCTCGTGCTGCTGGGCACCGAGGCCTGGAGCAACGTCACCACCTCCACGCGGCCCACGCTCGACGCGCAGCAGGCGCTGACCGCGGGCGGCGAGCGCTTCGGGCTCCTGGAGACGCCCGGCCAGCTGTGGATGCAGCCCACGCTGGAGCTCGCCCCCATGGCCCGTGCCGACGCACCGGGCGTGGGCGAGGGCTACCGCCATCACCTCGTGTGGACCTATGGCTTCCAGAACCCGGGGGAGTCTGAGCGCTGGAAGGTCACCGTGGATGCCGAGACGGGCGAGGTGCTGGCCCTGGAGGACGACAACCACTACCTCGACGCCACCGTGAAGGGCGGCATCTACCCGCTGACCAGCACGGAAATCTGCGCGAACAACGAGATGTGCGGCTCCATGCAGGTCGACTCGCCGATGCCGTGGGCCAACACGGGCCTGGCCGCTCCCAACAACTTCACGGACGGCGCAGGCGTCTTCAACTACAGCTCCGGCAGCGTCAGCACCACCCTGGCCGGCAAGTACGTGCGCATCAGCGACACCTGCGGCGCAATCAGCTTCAGCTCCTCCACGGGCAACATGCAGCTGGGGGGCACCAACGGCCAGCACGACTGCGCCACCGGGGGCGGCGGGGCGGGCAACACGCCGGCGTCGCGCTCGGCCTTCTACGAGGTGAACCGGATTGCGGAGCTGGCCCGTGGCTGGCTTCCCAACAACACCTGGCTGAAGGGACAGCTCACCGCCAACGTCAACATCAACAGCACCTGCAACGCCTTCTGGAACGGCTCCACCATCAACTTCTACCGGAGCGGCGGCGGGTGCCGGAACACCGGTGAGATTGCCGCCGTGTTCGACCACGAGTGGGGCCACGGCATGGATGACTTCGACTCCGGCGGCGCGCTCAGCAACTCCAGCGAGGGCTACGCGGACATCGCGTCCATCTACCGGTTGCAGGCCTCGTGCGTGGGCTACGGCTTCTTCCACACCAGCGACCGGGGCTGCGGCAAGACACCGGACGGCACCGGCTACAACCAGAACGAGGCCCAGTCGGGCGCGGCGTGGTGCAACACCCGCTGCTCGGGCGTGCGCGACGCGGACTACCTGGCGCATGCCAACCAGACGCCGGCCACGCCGCAGAACTTCGTGTGCACGAAGTGCAGCTCCAGCACGGGGCCGTGCGGCCGGCAGGTGCACTGCGCCGCCGCGCCCGCCCGTCAGGCCGCGTGGGACCTGGTGGCCAGGGACCTCCGGGCCGCGCCGTTCAACTACGACTCCGACACCGCCTTCATCCTCGGCAACAAGCTCTTCTACCAGGGCAGCGGCAACATCGGCGCGTGGCACGCCTGCAACTGCACCGCCGGCACGTCGGACGGCTGCGGCGCGAGCCATGGCTACATGCAGTGGCTGGCCGCGGACGACGACAACGGCAACCTGAGCGACGGCACGCCGCACATGACGGCCATCCATGCCGCCTTCAACCGCCACGGCATCGCCTGCCAGACGCCCGCGCCCGCCAACTCGGGCTGCGCGAGCGGCCCGAGCACGGCGCCCACCGCCACGGCCACCGGCAGCGACGGACAGGTGGCCCTGAGCTGGAACGCGGTGCCCAACGCGAGTGAGTACTGGGTGATGAAGACGGAGGGCTACGCCGGCTGCGACTTTGGCAAGGCGAAGGTGGCCACCGTCACCGGGACGGCCTACACCGACGGCGAGGTCGCCAATGACAGGCGGTATTGCTACTCGGTCGTCCCGGCCAGCACGAGCGCCTGCTTCGGTCCCGCCGCAGCGTGTGTCTGCGCGACGCCGGGCGGCCCCTGCACGCCTCCAGGCGTGGCCACCCTCTCCGCCCCCGAGGACACGGCGGAGGACGTGGCGCTGGCACCGGTGCTCGACTGGGCCGACGTGGCCGGGGCCACCTCCTACGAGGTGCAGGTGGCCACCGACTCTACCTTCACCACCGTGGTGCGCTCGGCCACGGCACTGGGGGCCAGCACGTGGACTGTGTCTCCCGCGCTCGCCAACGGCACCCGGTACTACTGGCGCGTCCGCGCGGTGAACAACTGCGCCAACGGCGCCTACAGCACCCCCTTCAGCTTCAACACCACGGAAGCGAGCTGCCAGCCGGTGGCGGGCCCCGTCCTGACGAGCCCCGCGGACGCGGCGACGGGCGTCGCGCTCGCTCCGGTGCTCGACTGGAGTGATGTGACGGGTGCCACTTCCTACGAGGTGCAGGTGGCCACCGACGTCAACTTCACCAGCGTGGCGCGCTCGGCCACGGCGCTCGGCACCAGCACGTGGACCGTCTCTGCCGCGCTCGCCGCCAACACCCAGTACTTCTGGAGGGCGCGCGCGGTGAACAGCTGCGGCGCTGGCAACTACAGCGGCACCTTCCGCTTCACCACCCAGACGGGCGGTGGAACCTGCCAGCCCACACTCGCGGCCTTCGATGCCGCGCTCGGGACGCCCGCCTGCGGCAACGGCTGTGGGTGTGACACGGGGACGTTGGTGAACAGCCGGGGGAGCCAGTTCCCCACCGCCGAGCCGAATGAGCCCAACACGCTCGACGGCTGCCCGGATGGGCCCTTCGGCTTCTACCACTTCGACGAGAGCATCGACCGCGTCACGCTGAAGAGCGTGGACGGTGGCGTCATCACTCCGGGCAAGCAGGTGCGCGTGGAAGTGAAGGTGTGGTGCTACGACGCGACCGACAGGCTGAACCTGTACTACACGCCGACGGCGGGGGGCTTCCCGCTGTGGACGTCGCTCGTCCAGGGCCTGACGTGCACCGCGAGCGGCGCGCAGACGTTCACCCACACCTTCACCGTGGGTAGCGGCGCCGGGCAGCACGTGCTCCGGGCGCAGTTCGTGGAGGCCAGCAGCCCCCAGTCGAGCTGCACCTTCGGCTTCTATGACGAGAATGACGACGTCGTCTTCGGCGTGGCGGCGGCGGTCGCCTCCGGCCCGCAGCCGAAGTCGTCACCCCAGGGACGGGCGCGAGCAACGCGCTGA
- a CDS encoding ferritin-like domain-containing protein: protein MNVVAEITLKELEEHQLGPLERYSECLRNTFEAHPPPFSTDWYGDQFREMARDPEWFANIIVGNASTEGWGSGKLWYLAGKTPDAHVSTLIQQHAMDEARHSRMYSHMVERIFPGTVNDTLREELKGLAPAYRLGDKPDRLPPYSDTDILDNLLQMNLAEIRTLVNQLLARPVLLTYCPRESRSRLEHMLDRLMWDESRHVGYTGQLLDQALATRDAAFVLDIAPTRIVQLNELTLDEVGRARANPQTAFA from the coding sequence ATGAATGTCGTTGCTGAAATCACCTTGAAGGAGCTCGAGGAGCACCAGCTCGGACCGCTCGAGCGTTACAGTGAATGCCTCAGGAACACCTTCGAGGCGCATCCTCCTCCCTTCAGCACGGACTGGTACGGCGACCAGTTCCGGGAGATGGCACGAGACCCGGAGTGGTTCGCGAACATCATCGTGGGCAATGCATCCACCGAGGGATGGGGCTCCGGGAAGCTCTGGTACCTCGCGGGGAAGACCCCCGACGCCCACGTCTCCACGCTCATCCAGCAGCACGCGATGGATGAGGCGCGACACTCGCGGATGTACTCGCACATGGTCGAGCGCATCTTCCCGGGCACGGTGAATGACACCCTCCGGGAGGAGCTCAAGGGGCTCGCGCCAGCGTACCGGCTTGGAGACAAGCCGGACCGGCTGCCGCCCTACAGCGACACGGACATCCTGGACAACCTGCTCCAGATGAACCTGGCGGAGATCCGCACCCTGGTGAACCAGCTGCTGGCCCGGCCAGTGCTGCTGACGTACTGCCCGCGGGAGTCGCGGTCCCGGCTGGAGCACATGCTCGACCGGCTCATGTGGGACGAGTCGAGGCACGTGGGCTACACGGGCCAGCTCCTGGACCAGGCCCTGGCCACCCGGGACGCCGCCTTCGTGCTGGATATCGCCCCCACCCGCATCGTCCAGCTCAACGAGCTGACCCTCGACGAGGTGGGCCGCGCCAGGGCGAATCCACAGACGGCCTTCGCCTGA
- the fes gene encoding enterochelin esterase — translation MSRPAISPRLTELRRRVDSGDTAAVEAFWQRLTREGAPLLEALEEDREHLLLTLVWRTEAPVRNVVVVPGLESTWNPGQNQLERMPGTNLWHRTWRVRRDLHTTYCFSPDEPLRALHELEREEEALYLQERMKVWHPDALNPRRFSPHPSLPPMSVIELPEAPGRRWLARREDVPAGRLDQGVFRDARSGRERGFWLYQPPGDFMEDAPALLVLCDGAGHLELGVTEVLDTLVHERRIPPLVCLLLEHTDRNVELPCNDAFVEELATGLLPCVRSELRLPEDAARTVVGGWSFGGLAAAFAGLRHPEVFGNVLSQSGSFWWAPDGAEEHEWLASEFARAPRQQVRFHLNVGLLESGPSPKNSPSQLVANRHLRDVLRARGYDVSYRELNGGHDYIGWPGGLADGLISLLGREA, via the coding sequence TTGAGCCGACCTGCCATCAGTCCGCGCCTCACCGAGCTCCGCCGTCGTGTCGACTCGGGCGACACCGCCGCCGTCGAGGCGTTCTGGCAGCGGCTCACCCGTGAAGGCGCCCCGCTGCTCGAAGCGCTGGAAGAGGACCGGGAGCACCTGCTCCTCACCCTCGTCTGGCGGACGGAGGCGCCGGTGCGGAACGTGGTGGTGGTGCCGGGGCTGGAGTCCACCTGGAACCCCGGACAGAACCAGCTGGAGCGGATGCCAGGGACGAATCTCTGGCACCGCACCTGGCGGGTGAGGCGCGACCTTCACACCACCTACTGCTTCTCTCCCGACGAGCCGCTCCGCGCCCTCCATGAGCTGGAGCGCGAGGAGGAAGCCCTCTACCTCCAGGAGCGGATGAAGGTCTGGCACCCCGACGCGCTCAACCCGCGCCGCTTCTCCCCCCACCCGTCGCTGCCACCCATGTCCGTCATCGAGCTGCCAGAGGCGCCGGGACGGCGCTGGCTGGCGCGCCGTGAGGATGTCCCGGCGGGCCGGCTCGACCAGGGCGTGTTCCGGGACGCCCGCTCCGGCCGGGAGCGGGGCTTCTGGCTGTACCAGCCGCCCGGCGACTTCATGGAGGACGCCCCCGCGCTCCTGGTGCTGTGCGACGGCGCGGGCCACCTGGAGCTCGGTGTCACGGAGGTCCTCGACACCCTCGTCCACGAGCGCCGCATTCCGCCGCTGGTCTGCCTCCTGCTCGAGCACACGGACCGCAACGTGGAGCTGCCGTGCAACGACGCGTTCGTGGAGGAGCTGGCGACGGGGCTGCTGCCTTGTGTGCGGAGCGAGCTGCGGCTCCCCGAGGACGCGGCCCGGACGGTGGTGGGGGGCTGGAGCTTCGGCGGGCTCGCGGCGGCGTTCGCCGGGCTCCGCCATCCGGAGGTCTTCGGCAACGTGCTGTCGCAGTCCGGCTCCTTCTGGTGGGCCCCGGACGGAGCGGAGGAGCACGAGTGGCTCGCCTCCGAGTTCGCCCGCGCCCCCCGCCAGCAGGTCCGCTTCCACCTCAACGTCGGCCTGCTGGAGAGCGGCCCCTCTCCGAAGAACAGCCCGAGCCAGCTCGTCGCCAACCGCCACCTGCGCGACGTGCTGCGGGCGCGCGGCTACGACGTCTCGTACCGCGAGCTCAACGGAGGCCACGACTACATCGGCTGGCCCGGGGGCCTCGCGGACGGGCTGATTTCCCTGCTCGGAAGAGAGGCCTGA